The proteins below come from a single Triticum aestivum cultivar Chinese Spring chromosome 5D, IWGSC CS RefSeq v2.1, whole genome shotgun sequence genomic window:
- the LOC123121897 gene encoding fasciclin-like arabinogalactan protein 7 — translation MEFKAAAFTAAVLAVLLCSPASAQKSPPAPSPVSVSIPPSLAPAPAPAPRYVDLAALLDVAGPFHTFLGYLQKTKVIETFQAQANKTDEGITIFVPKDSAFAALKKSTFSNLTGDQLKTLLLYHAFPKYYPLAQFRNLSSLNPVNTFAGSPYTLNLTDDMGSISVESMWSKPKISSSVYATKPIAVYSINNVLLPMQLFSKDPPLAPAPAPAPESGASDIAPSPGGGKAGAGNGKADSTSAGHVGVANCLGLLAAAAGGLMLLW, via the coding sequence ATGGAGTTCAAAGCGGCCGCTTTCACCGCAGCCGTTCTGGCAGTCCTCCTCTGTTCCCCAGCATCAGCCCAGAAGAGTCCACCGGCGCCCTCGCCGGTGTCGGTGTCAATTCCGCCGTCCctcgctccggcgccggcgccggccccgcGCTACGTGGACCTGGCGGCGCTCCTCGACGTGGCCGGCCCGTTCCACACCTTCCTCGGCTACCTGCAGAAGACGAAGGTGATCGAGACCTTCCAGGCCCAGGCCAACAAGACCGACGAGGGCATCACCATCTTCGTCCCCAAGGACTCGGCCTTCGCGGCGCTCAAGAAGTCCACCTTCTCCAACCTCACCGGCGACCAGCTCAAGACGCTGCTCCTCTACCACGCCTTCCCCAAGTACTACCCGCTGGCGCAGTTCAGGAACCTCAGCTCGCTCAACCCGGTGAACACCTTCGCCGGCTCGCCCTACACGCTCAACCTCACCGACGACATGGGCAGCATCAGCGTCGAGTCCATGTGGTCCAAGCCCAAGATCTCCAGCAGCGTCTACGCCACCAAGCCCATCGCCGTCTACTCCATCAACAACGTGCTCCTGCCCATGCAGCTCTTCAGCAAGGACCCGCcgctggcgccggcgccggcgcccgcgCCGGAGTCGGGGGCGTCGGACATCGCCCCCAGCCCGGGCGGCGGCAAAGCGGGCGCCGGGAACGGCAAGGCGGACTCGACGAGCGCCGGGCATGTCGGTGTCGCGAATTGCTTGGGGCTGCTGGCTGCCGCGGCAGGTGGCTTGATGCTCCTGTGGTGA